One genomic region from Clostridium saccharobutylicum DSM 13864 encodes:
- a CDS encoding TerC family protein, translating into MIHSIINNYSQFFSLSSFEGIFTASGISTILLLVLLEGLLSADNALVLAMMVKHLPEKQQKKALMYGIWGAYIFRFLVIGIGTYLIKFTWIKAIGALYLLYMAYKGLFGGSEEEEPDISKVVKKGLWATVASVELMDIVFSIDSVTAALAVSDKMWVLFLGAIFGILMMRGVAQIFVVLIEKVPELEKTAYILIALIGLKLGVTLVGIEVPDLLFFSVLIIVFLGTFVVSKFNKKEKVQPHN; encoded by the coding sequence ATGATACATAGTATAATAAATAATTATAGTCAATTTTTTTCGTTGTCAAGTTTTGAAGGGATATTCACGGCATCAGGTATATCAACTATATTACTATTGGTGCTACTGGAAGGATTGCTTTCAGCGGATAATGCTCTAGTATTGGCTATGATGGTTAAACATCTTCCAGAAAAACAACAAAAGAAAGCACTTATGTATGGAATTTGGGGAGCGTATATTTTTAGATTTTTAGTAATAGGTATAGGAACATATTTAATTAAATTCACTTGGATAAAGGCTATTGGTGCACTTTATTTACTTTACATGGCTTATAAAGGCCTATTTGGTGGTAGTGAAGAAGAAGAACCTGATATAAGTAAAGTTGTAAAAAAGGGATTATGGGCGACTGTAGCTAGCGTAGAATTAATGGATATTGTTTTTTCAATAGATAGTGTTACGGCAGCACTTGCAGTAAGTGATAAGATGTGGGTATTATTCCTTGGAGCAATATTTGGAATTCTGATGATGAGAGGTGTTGCTCAAATATTCGTAGTTTTGATAGAAAAGGTTCCAGAATTAGAGAAAACAGCTTATATACTTATTGCTTTAATAGGACTTAAACTAGGAGTAACTTTAGTAGGGATTGAGGTTCCAGATTTATTATTTTTCTCAGTATTAATAATAGTATTTTTAGGAACATTTGTAGTTAGTAAGTTTAATAAAAAAGAGAAAGTACAACCACATAATTAA
- a CDS encoding glycosyltransferase family 2 protein, with amino-acid sequence MDNRVIYSVVVPLYNEELVVNASYRRLKKVMDTTKEKYEIIFINDGSKDNTRKMAEDICSADENIKLVNFSRNFGHQAAITAGMDLALGDAIIVIDADLQDPPEVMLTMIEKWKEGYEVVYGKRTKREGETFFKKFTAKMYYRFLKSMTNVDVPVDTGDFRLIDRKVCDALVALPEKNRYVRGLVSWVGYKQTYVEFERQERFAGETKYPLKKMIKLACDGITSLSYKPLVVAGYLGALAFLIGMVSIFISIIKDIIYNTEFVSFMMVIEINLMMFGITLGCIGILGQYIGRIFDESKGRPIYIIDSTVNYGASEKKYKISN; translated from the coding sequence ATGGATAATAGAGTGATTTATTCTGTTGTAGTACCTTTATATAATGAAGAACTTGTTGTGAATGCAAGTTATAGAAGATTAAAAAAAGTTATGGATACTACAAAAGAAAAATATGAAATTATATTTATAAATGATGGAAGCAAAGATAATACAAGAAAAATGGCAGAAGACATATGTAGTGCTGATGAAAATATAAAGCTTGTTAACTTTTCACGGAATTTTGGTCATCAAGCAGCAATAACTGCAGGTATGGATTTAGCATTAGGAGATGCGATAATTGTAATAGATGCGGATCTTCAAGATCCTCCAGAGGTTATGCTTACAATGATTGAAAAATGGAAAGAAGGTTATGAAGTCGTTTATGGGAAAAGAACTAAGAGAGAAGGAGAGACTTTCTTCAAGAAATTTACTGCTAAGATGTATTATAGATTTCTAAAAAGCATGACAAATGTTGATGTTCCAGTAGATACAGGAGATTTCAGACTTATAGATAGAAAAGTATGTGATGCATTAGTAGCACTTCCAGAAAAGAATAGGTATGTGAGAGGTCTTGTAAGTTGGGTTGGATATAAACAAACTTATGTGGAATTTGAAAGGCAAGAGCGATTTGCTGGAGAGACTAAATATCCTCTTAAAAAGATGATTAAATTAGCATGTGATGGTATAACATCTCTATCATATAAGCCACTTGTTGTAGCTGGATATTTAGGAGCTTTAGCTTTTTTAATAGGAATGGTTTCTATATTTATTAGTATTATAAAAGATATAATTTATAATACTGAATTTGTAAGTTTTATGATGGTAATAGAAATTAATTTGATGATGTTTGGTATAACTTTAGGTTGTATTGGTATATTGGGGCAATATATTGGGAGAATTTTTGATGAAAGTAAAGGAAGACCAATTTATATAATTGATAGTACGGTAAATTATGGAGCAAGTGAGAAGAAGTATAAAATTAGCAATTAG
- a CDS encoding CDP-alcohol phosphatidyltransferase family protein, which produces MKSIIKFIPNILTMSRIVMSFIFIYTILREFTYGQDMTSNLIILFLSICASDLLDGKIARKTNSVSKFGAKLDVFADLLYIVISYITLVNMKVLPLWFLMFICFKFTEFVMTSRFMKRNNEFSENPFVFDKIGRIVSAVFFIIPGVVCAYKCFEIENIQIIINCLIYMTFIAGLYSSYLRIKSCFIILNLNNTKYVE; this is translated from the coding sequence ATGAAGAGTATAATTAAATTCATACCGAACATACTTACAATGTCTAGAATAGTAATGTCGTTTATATTTATATACACTATTTTGAGGGAATTTACATATGGACAAGACATGACATCTAATTTAATAATATTATTTTTATCTATTTGTGCTTCAGATCTATTGGATGGGAAGATTGCAAGGAAAACAAATTCAGTTTCGAAATTTGGAGCTAAACTTGATGTATTTGCTGATTTGTTGTATATAGTTATTTCATATATAACTTTAGTAAATATGAAAGTGTTACCTTTGTGGTTTTTAATGTTTATATGTTTCAAGTTTACTGAATTTGTAATGACATCGAGGTTCATGAAACGTAACAATGAATTTTCAGAAAATCCATTTGTTTTTGATAAAATAGGAAGAATTGTATCTGCTGTATTTTTTATTATTCCTGGAGTTGTTTGTGCTTACAAATGTTTTGAAATCGAGAATATACAAATTATAATAAATTGCCTTATTTATATGACATTCATTGCAGGATTATATTCATCATATTTAAGAATAAAAAGTTGCTTTATAATTTTAAATTTGAACAATACTAAGTATGTTGAGTAA
- a CDS encoding ferredoxin reductase family protein, whose translation MKNKSGNIIILFSMIITWILWLFTKSTRDISSMSGYSQLIASFALVAFALVNFISTRHKILDYLFDGLDKSYIYHRYLSILALILVVIHNITISIGKHIEISQGIRIPKDPYAMYGAFSMYLFIILVSVAILGKKLNYERWKTIHKFMFIPYAFGIYHYYGSATYAVFAIEPFSIWLNIINLLGIISVVYSIFFYEKTSFKHVFKVKNLQRVANGTLEITGSSLKEDVKFKPGQFAFLKILDKENKFKSHPFTISQAPKKGELQFTIKALGDDTRVLFDTLKVGDKFEVSGPHGKFDYKTGTKNQIWIAGGIGVTPFRSFSEEGISKDFSIDFFYAYNNVEEGAYVDELLSLANDNLRVHLFNSKEKGFLSVQEICKYVNTQESIDIYFCGPKPMRESLRKQFENSNLNVNNFNYEHFQFK comes from the coding sequence ATGAAAAATAAATCTGGAAATATAATAATTTTATTCAGCATGATAATTACTTGGATATTATGGTTATTTACTAAATCAACAAGAGATATTTCTTCAATGAGTGGATATTCTCAATTGATTGCTTCATTTGCATTAGTAGCATTTGCATTAGTTAATTTTATTTCTACAAGACATAAAATTTTAGACTATTTGTTTGATGGATTAGATAAATCGTATATTTATCATAGATATTTAAGTATTTTAGCACTTATTTTAGTAGTTATTCACAATATAACAATAAGTATTGGAAAGCACATAGAAATTTCACAAGGTATAAGAATACCAAAAGATCCTTATGCAATGTATGGAGCATTCAGTATGTATTTGTTTATAATTCTTGTATCTGTTGCAATTTTAGGAAAGAAACTAAACTATGAAAGATGGAAAACAATTCATAAGTTCATGTTTATTCCATATGCATTTGGTATATATCATTATTATGGCAGTGCAACATATGCTGTTTTCGCTATAGAGCCTTTTAGTATATGGTTAAACATTATAAACCTTTTGGGAATAATATCTGTTGTATATAGTATATTTTTTTATGAGAAAACATCCTTTAAACATGTCTTTAAGGTAAAGAATTTGCAGAGAGTAGCAAATGGAACATTAGAGATTACAGGAAGTTCATTAAAGGAAGATGTTAAATTTAAACCAGGACAATTTGCTTTCTTGAAAATATTAGATAAGGAAAATAAGTTTAAATCACACCCATTTACAATAAGTCAAGCGCCTAAAAAAGGTGAGCTGCAGTTTACAATTAAAGCTTTAGGAGATGATACAAGAGTTTTATTTGATACACTAAAAGTTGGAGATAAGTTTGAAGTGTCAGGGCCACATGGAAAATTTGATTATAAAACAGGTACTAAAAATCAAATATGGATTGCAGGAGGAATAGGTGTAACACCATTTAGAAGTTTTTCAGAAGAGGGAATATCAAAAGATTTTTCAATTGATTTTTTCTATGCATATAATAATGTAGAAGAAGGAGCTTATGTAGATGAGTTGTTATCTTTGGCTAATGATAATTTAAGAGTACATTTATTTAATTCCAAAGAAAAAGGTTTTTTATCAGTACAAGAAATCTGTAAATATGTAAATACTCAAGAAAGTATTGATATTTATTTCTGTGGACCTAAACCAATGAGAGAAAGCCTTAGAAAGCAATTTGAAAATAGTAATCTTAATGTTAATAACTTTAATTATGAACATTTTCAATTTAAATAA